The nucleotide sequence CGGAGTCGAACCGCAGGCGGTCGAGCGGCCGCAGCCCGCGCTCGACGGCGTCGAGCAGGTCGCTGACGCGCGTGGTGAGCACCAGAAGGCCGGCCAGCACGACGGCGGCGGTCACGCGTGCGGTGTTCGACACCGCCTGCTCCGGTCCGAGGAAGATCAGCTGCGCGGCGATGGTCACGACGATGAGCCAGCGGAGCGCCACGACCTGGCGGCCCAGCTCGCGCATCCCGCGCATCCCGTCGCGCAGCCCTGCTACCGCGTACGCGACGATCGCGGCGCCGGCGGCGACCGCGGCCGCCCACCACGTGGAGGGGAGCAGCGAAACGGCGAGCACGACCGCGAGAAGCAGGAGCAGCTTCGGCCCGGCGGGAAGGCGGTGCAGGAGGCCGTCACCCGGACGGTAGAGGCTCAGCACGCCAGCGCCGCCTCGTACTCGGCGATGACCTCCGCCGGACGACCGACCGCCTCGACCCGACCACCCGCGAAGAGCACGGCGGTCTCGCAGCGTTCGGCGAGGGCGAGATCGTGGGTGACGAGCACCAGGCGGTGCCCGGCGTCGGCGAGCAGGTGGTCGGACACCCGCCGGGCGTTGCGAGCGTCGAGGTACGTCGTCGGCTCGTCGGCCACCACGAGCTCGGGCTCGCGGACGAACGCGCCGGCGAGGGCGAGCAACTGCTTCTGGCCGCCCGACAGGTCGTGCGAGGAGCGCTCGCGCAGGTCGGAGAGCCCGAACCGCTCGAGTGCCGCATCCACTCGACGTCGCAGTTCCTCGCGGCTGAGGCGCTCAGGCCGGAGGGAGAACGCGACGTCCTCGGCGACGGTCGGCATCACGATCTGTGCGTCGGGGTTGCTGAACACGACGGCGACGCGGCGCCGGAGCTCTGTCGCCTGCCGCACGGGGTCGAGGCCCAGGATGCGCGTGACGCCCGTCGCGGGAGCGGCGAGTCCGGCCAGCAGCCGGGCGAAGGTCGACTTGCCGGAGCCGTTCTCGCCGACCACCGCGATGGTGCGGGCGTCGAGCGCCAGGCTGACGTCGCGGAGCGCATCCACCTGTCCGAGGCGCACGCCCACGCCGTCCAGCCGCAGGGCGGGGACGGCGGCGGGCAGGGGAGCGGGGGTGGCGCCGGTCACGGGACGCGCGACTCCGCGGGCGCGGCCGGATCGGCGGCGACGGCGCGCTGGTCGCTGACCCAGGTGCGGCGGAACGCGCGGGGGTAGGCACGCACGAGCGTCGTCACCACAGCCGTCGCGATGACCGCCTTGGCCAGATCGCCGGGGACGAAGACGAGGCTCATGAGGGCCGTGGCATCGAGGGGCAGACGGGTCACAAGACTCTGTACCGGCACACCGAACAGGTAGACGACGAGGATGCCGCCCACGATCATCCCGAGCAGCGTGCGCCACCAGACGGGAGCCCGGCGACCGGCGTGCACGATCAGGCCGATGACGAACGCGCCGGCGATCCAGCCGAAGAGGTAGCCCGCCGACGGCCCGACGAAGGCTCCGATGCCGCCGTGTCCGCCCGCGAGGAGGGGGAGTCCGACCGCGACGAGGGCGAGCAGGACGGCCATGCTCAGCGCGCCGAGCCACGGGCCGAGGATGGCGCCCGCCAGCATGACGCCGAGGGTCTGAGCCGTGATCGGCACGGAGCCGAAGACGGTGACGCCGGACGGCAGGCCGAGCACCGCCACGAGGGCGGCGAAGACGGCGACGCGGGCGAGGTCGGTCGCGTCAAGGCGGCGGCGGGGGGCGACGGGGGTCGTGAGGGTCATGCGGGATTCCTAACCTGAACACTGTTCACCTGAACGGTGTTCACTATAGTGAGAACGTGGCAGGGAACGAAACCGGACGACGACACTCGCGCGACGATGTGGTGGAGGCGGCGCTGCGCATCCTCGACGACCTCGGGCTGCCGGACCTGACCATGCGACGGCTGGCGGCATCCCTCGACGTGCAGCCCAGCGCCCTGTACTGGCACTTCCCGAACAAGCAGACGCTGCTGGCCGAGCTCGCCGACCGCATCGTCGCGACGCGGCCCTCCGTCGACGCGACCGCAGACGATGCCGACTGGGCGGATTCGGTGCGCGCGGAGGCGGCCGCCCTGCGCGATGCGCTCCTCGCGTACCGCGACGGCGCCGAGGTCGTCTCCAGCACCCTCGCGCTCGGCCTGGGCTCACCCGAGACCGTCGACCGCCTGGGCCGTGCGGTCGCCCGCGGCGGCTTCGACGCCGAGACCTCCCGGCGTGCCGCCACCGCGCTGCTGCACTTCGTGCTCGGCCACGTCTCGCACGAGCAGCAGCGCCTGCAGTACGACTCGCTCGGCGTTCTGGCCGCCGGCGACAGCTCGCCGCTCGACGAGGACGACCCCGCGGCGGCCTTCGCCTTCGGCGTCGACCTGCTGGTCGGCGGCCTGGAGCTCAGTCGCTCCCGAAGGTGACCTTCCAGCCGCCCACGACGTGGACGGCGAGGTTGAACAGGGCGGCGAAGATCGCTCCGAGGGCGGACACCACGATCACCTCAAGCAGTGCGACGACGAGCGTGAACGTCATCACGTTGGGGAAGGTCAGTCCGGCGACGAGGTTGGCGCCCTGCGCCCCCGCGATGTCCTCGAGGAAGTTGCTGGCAGCGGCGACCAGACCGAATCGTTCGAGCGCGCTCCAGATGAGCAGGCCGATGACGACCGTGATGGCCGCGACGATGATGCTGACCAGGAAGGACATCTTCAGTGCCGACCAGAAGTCGATGTAGACGAGCCGCATCGTC is from Leifsonia sp. 466MF and encodes:
- a CDS encoding energy-coupling factor transporter transmembrane component T; the encoded protein is MLSLYRPGDGLLHRLPAGPKLLLLLAVVLAVSLLPSTWWAAAVAAGAAIVAYAVAGLRDGMRGMRELGRQVVALRWLIVVTIAAQLIFLGPEQAVSNTARVTAAVVLAGLLVLTTRVSDLLDAVERGLRPLDRLRFDSERAAVLLTVALTTVPVLGRLAGEVHEAQRARGARPGLRFFAVPFLILSLKHADQLGEALSARGVR
- a CDS encoding TetR/AcrR family transcriptional regulator C-terminal domain-containing protein: MEAALRILDDLGLPDLTMRRLAASLDVQPSALYWHFPNKQTLLAELADRIVATRPSVDATADDADWADSVRAEAAALRDALLAYRDGAEVVSSTLALGLGSPETVDRLGRAVARGGFDAETSRRAATALLHFVLGHVSHEQQRLQYDSLGVLAAGDSSPLDEDDPAAAFAFGVDLLVGGLELSRSRR
- a CDS encoding biotin transporter BioY; this encodes MTLTTPVAPRRRLDATDLARVAVFAALVAVLGLPSGVTVFGSVPITAQTLGVMLAGAILGPWLGALSMAVLLALVAVGLPLLAGGHGGIGAFVGPSAGYLFGWIAGAFVIGLIVHAGRRAPVWWRTLLGMIVGGILVVYLFGVPVQSLVTRLPLDATALMSLVFVPGDLAKAVIATAVVTTLVRAYPRAFRRTWVSDQRAVAADPAAPAESRVP
- a CDS encoding DUF3566 domain-containing protein, with the translated sequence MPSRGSKQKKRATMRLVYIDFWSALKMSFLVSIIVAAITVVIGLLIWSALERFGLVAAASNFLEDIAGAQGANLVAGLTFPNVMTFTLVVALLEVIVVSALGAIFAALFNLAVHVVGGWKVTFGSD
- a CDS encoding energy-coupling factor ABC transporter ATP-binding protein, with the translated sequence MTGATPAPLPAAVPALRLDGVGVRLGQVDALRDVSLALDARTIAVVGENGSGKSTFARLLAGLAAPATGVTRILGLDPVRQATELRRRVAVVFSNPDAQIVMPTVAEDVAFSLRPERLSREELRRRVDAALERFGLSDLRERSSHDLSGGQKQLLALAGAFVREPELVVADEPTTYLDARNARRVSDHLLADAGHRLVLVTHDLALAERCETAVLFAGGRVEAVGRPAEVIAEYEAALAC